From one Luteolibacter sp. SL250 genomic stretch:
- a CDS encoding helix-turn-helix transcriptional regulator, with product MEDSVEEKDARAMVRLVAEVAALRGDHTTSKRYLMDGLRRMVGADSWVWALGYLDPSRPPVYAAYLHEGFDEARFARYLQAVEHPGMKVLMEPFTRELMERKSHITRTRQQIDRPGASASAAVANEFWLAADIAPIILSARPLNEGCVSIIALYRRADQPMFSERERKIAHILLTEAFWLHAEGWPEDFGAKTPELSRPRRLVLNLLLEGRSRKMIADQLNLSIHTVSDYVKDIYSNFNVQSHAELMRRFTRGAGGGTD from the coding sequence ATGGAAGATTCCGTGGAAGAGAAGGACGCGCGTGCGATGGTGCGGCTGGTGGCGGAGGTGGCGGCGCTGAGGGGCGACCACACCACCTCCAAGCGCTATCTCATGGATGGACTGCGGAGGATGGTCGGTGCGGACAGTTGGGTGTGGGCGCTGGGCTACCTGGATCCTTCCCGGCCCCCGGTCTACGCCGCTTATCTCCACGAGGGCTTCGATGAGGCGCGGTTTGCCCGCTACCTCCAGGCGGTGGAGCATCCGGGCATGAAAGTCCTGATGGAGCCGTTCACCCGGGAACTCATGGAGAGGAAGTCCCACATCACACGGACACGGCAGCAGATTGACCGTCCGGGGGCTTCCGCTTCCGCGGCGGTGGCTAATGAGTTCTGGCTGGCGGCGGACATCGCCCCCATCATCCTCTCCGCACGACCGCTGAATGAAGGGTGTGTGAGCATCATCGCCCTCTACCGACGGGCGGACCAACCCATGTTCAGCGAGCGCGAACGGAAAATCGCGCACATCCTCCTGACCGAAGCATTCTGGCTGCATGCGGAGGGTTGGCCGGAGGATTTCGGTGCGAAAACCCCGGAGTTGTCTCGCCCGCGGAGATTGGTCCTCAACCTGCTGTTGGAAGGGCGCAGCCGCAAGATGATCGCCGACCAGTTGAACCTTTCGATTCACACCGTGTCCGACTATGTGAAGGACATTTACAGCAACTTCAACGTGCAGTCCCATGCGGAACTGATGCGGCGTTTCACCCGCGGCGCGGGAGGAGGAACCGACTGA
- a CDS encoding polyprenyl synthetase family protein yields MDLKTYLKAMAAETDAALDRFLPKEEQSPSTIHSAMRYSVFAGGKRLRPILCIAAAEACGGDPGDALPPACAVELMHTYSLVHDDLPAMDDDDLRRGRPTCHKVYGEGMAVLCGDALLTEAFIVISQTKATKRYGAREYVAELAATGGSLKLIGGQVLDLEGEGKKLEKEDLVRIHEAKTAALLTTSLRLGGMTANAKPEKLQALTDFGYALGLAFQVIDDILDVTQSTEVLGKTAGKDAAVEKSTYPSVLGLENSRKEAAKLTKQALDSLEPLGKKAGRLREIAASLLEREY; encoded by the coding sequence ATGGACCTGAAGACCTATCTCAAAGCCATGGCCGCGGAAACGGACGCGGCCCTCGACCGCTTCCTTCCCAAGGAAGAGCAGTCTCCCTCCACGATTCACTCTGCGATGCGCTACAGCGTCTTCGCCGGGGGAAAACGTCTCCGTCCCATCCTATGTATCGCCGCCGCCGAAGCCTGTGGCGGCGACCCCGGGGACGCGCTCCCTCCCGCCTGCGCGGTGGAGTTGATGCATACCTACTCCCTCGTCCACGATGATCTTCCCGCCATGGACGACGACGACCTGCGCCGTGGCCGCCCGACCTGCCACAAGGTGTATGGCGAGGGCATGGCCGTCCTCTGCGGCGACGCGCTGCTCACGGAGGCCTTCATCGTCATTTCACAAACCAAGGCCACCAAGCGCTACGGCGCCCGCGAGTATGTGGCAGAACTTGCCGCGACCGGCGGCAGCCTGAAACTCATCGGTGGCCAGGTCCTCGACCTTGAGGGCGAAGGAAAGAAGCTGGAGAAAGAGGATCTTGTCCGCATCCATGAGGCGAAAACCGCCGCCCTCCTCACCACCTCGCTCCGCCTGGGAGGCATGACCGCCAACGCGAAGCCGGAAAAGCTCCAGGCGCTCACGGATTTCGGCTACGCCCTCGGCCTCGCGTTCCAGGTCATCGACGACATCCTCGATGTCACCCAAAGCACCGAAGTGCTGGGCAAAACCGCCGGCAAGGACGCGGCGGTGGAGAAGTCCACCTACCCTTCCGTGCTGGGCCTGGAAAACTCCCGCAAGGAAGCCGCGAAGCTCACGAAGCAGGCGCTCGACTCACTGGAACCGCTGGGCAAAAAGGCCGGGCGCCTGCGTGAGATCGCAGCCAGCCTGCTGGAGCGGGAATATTGA
- a CDS encoding FAD-dependent oxidoreductase, producing MQSDFSTDFLIIGAGFSGLVVAERLAAAGWKCVVVDRRPHLAGNAFDSQDEAGVLTHRYGPHYFRTNSRRILDYLSRFTGWHEVAYTIKSFTRGRYWSFPVNLNTFEELTGKSSTSEEFAEWLAANRVPISSPANSEEVILSQAGPDFYKLFFEGYTLKQWKRHPRDLDASVCGRIPIRTNRDDRYLTESFQALPDKGYTAMFGSLLAASPRVEVHLGVDSEEARRRWKHRHLIYTGAIDEYFGYQFGPLPYRSLRFEHEAFSAGKLREREEISGKPGFWQPAMQVNYPDADVPFTRIIEIKHATGQKTPASSIIREYPKDWTPGTDPYYPVPAPDSRAAYLRYAELASTEKNTSFIGRLATYRYYNMDQVTGMALAEADRLLTRYGTP from the coding sequence TTGCAAAGCGACTTCTCCACCGACTTCCTGATCATCGGCGCGGGCTTCTCCGGGCTGGTCGTCGCGGAACGTCTTGCCGCAGCCGGGTGGAAATGCGTGGTGGTGGACCGGCGCCCCCACCTCGCCGGAAACGCCTTCGACAGCCAGGATGAGGCGGGCGTCCTCACCCACCGCTACGGCCCCCATTATTTCCGCACGAACTCCCGGAGAATCCTCGACTACCTCTCCAGATTCACCGGATGGCATGAGGTTGCCTACACCATCAAGAGCTTCACCCGTGGACGGTATTGGAGCTTTCCGGTGAACCTGAACACGTTCGAGGAACTGACCGGGAAATCGTCGACATCAGAGGAGTTCGCGGAATGGCTGGCAGCCAACCGGGTGCCGATCAGCAGCCCCGCCAACTCAGAGGAAGTCATCCTTTCCCAGGCAGGCCCCGATTTTTACAAGCTGTTCTTCGAGGGCTACACCCTGAAGCAATGGAAGCGTCATCCAAGGGACCTCGACGCATCAGTCTGCGGCCGGATCCCCATCCGGACCAACCGTGACGACCGCTACCTGACCGAAAGCTTCCAAGCCCTGCCGGACAAAGGTTACACCGCCATGTTCGGGAGCCTTCTCGCAGCCTCCCCGCGGGTGGAGGTCCATCTGGGGGTCGACTCCGAGGAAGCACGCCGCCGGTGGAAACACCGCCACCTGATCTACACTGGAGCGATCGACGAATACTTCGGCTATCAATTCGGCCCCCTGCCCTACCGTTCCCTGCGCTTCGAGCATGAGGCATTTTCCGCCGGGAAGCTCCGTGAGCGCGAGGAGATCTCCGGGAAACCGGGGTTCTGGCAGCCAGCCATGCAGGTGAACTATCCGGATGCGGATGTTCCGTTCACCCGCATCATCGAAATCAAGCACGCCACCGGCCAGAAGACCCCGGCCAGCAGCATCATCCGGGAGTATCCGAAAGACTGGACTCCGGGTACCGATCCGTATTATCCCGTTCCCGCGCCTGACAGCCGGGCAGCTTACCTTCGCTACGCGGAACTGGCATCCACGGAGAAGAACACCAGCTTCATCGGACGCCTCGCCACCTACCGGTACTACAACATGGACCAGGTCACGGGCATGGCGCTCGCCGAAGCCGACCGCTTGTTGACCCGATACGGAACCCCCTGA
- the rlmN gene encoding 23S rRNA (adenine(2503)-C(2))-methyltransferase RlmN: MLPALTGQSQEQISSFLKEAGEPAFRAGQIMEWIWKKKVTSIDAMTNLPAALRAKLSEHFRLGALEHTHTQGSHDTTRKFLFRLHDHRYVESVLIPANPALYGEKSDRRTLCVSSQVGCAYGCRFCASGLAGFTRNLDPSEIAGQVLSAEQLSGERVDNLVFMGMGEPLANLDNLLAAIGLITGEKSLHLGARHLTISTSGLVPKIRQLAEHPQQIRLAISLHGATDDVRNQIMPVNKKWPVAELFDALDYWNSRKNQKLTLEYILIQGVNDSLEQAAILARHARKLHAKVNLIPYNTVEGLDWKRPAVSHCRAFQDVLKNAGVSATLRLEKGHDIDAACGQLRLKQETQEGIIEAPVKQR; the protein is encoded by the coding sequence ATGCTCCCCGCCCTGACCGGTCAATCCCAGGAACAGATCTCTTCCTTTCTCAAGGAGGCCGGAGAGCCTGCGTTCCGCGCCGGGCAGATCATGGAATGGATCTGGAAGAAAAAGGTCACCTCCATCGACGCGATGACGAACCTGCCCGCCGCCCTGCGGGCAAAGCTGTCGGAGCATTTCCGCCTCGGCGCGCTGGAGCACACCCACACCCAGGGATCGCACGACACGACGCGGAAGTTCCTCTTCCGCCTGCATGACCACCGCTACGTGGAAAGCGTCCTCATCCCGGCGAACCCCGCGCTTTACGGCGAAAAATCGGACCGTCGGACGCTCTGTGTTTCCTCACAGGTGGGGTGCGCCTACGGCTGCAGGTTCTGTGCCTCCGGCCTCGCGGGATTCACCCGGAACCTCGATCCATCGGAAATCGCCGGGCAGGTGTTATCCGCGGAGCAGCTTTCCGGCGAGCGGGTGGACAACCTCGTTTTCATGGGCATGGGTGAGCCGCTGGCCAACCTGGACAACCTGCTGGCCGCCATCGGCCTGATCACCGGGGAAAAGTCGCTTCATCTTGGCGCGCGCCACCTCACCATCTCCACCTCCGGCCTGGTGCCGAAGATCCGCCAACTGGCGGAGCATCCGCAGCAGATCCGCCTGGCCATCTCCCTCCACGGCGCGACCGACGACGTGCGCAACCAGATCATGCCGGTGAACAAGAAGTGGCCGGTGGCGGAGCTGTTCGACGCGCTCGACTATTGGAATTCCCGCAAGAACCAGAAACTCACGCTGGAATACATCCTCATCCAGGGCGTGAACGACTCGCTGGAACAGGCGGCGATCCTCGCGCGGCACGCCCGCAAGCTGCACGCGAAGGTGAACCTGATCCCCTACAACACGGTCGAGGGACTGGACTGGAAACGCCCCGCCGTGAGCCACTGCCGCGCCTTCCAGGATGTCCTGAAAAACGCCGGCGTCTCCGCCACGCTCCGCCTTGAAAAGGGCCACGACATCGACGCCGCCTGCGGCCAGCTCCGGCTGAAGCAGGAGACGCAGGAAGGCATCATCGAGGCCCCGGTGAAGCAACGATGA
- a CDS encoding UDP-glucuronic acid decarboxylase family protein → MRILITGGAGFLGSHLCERLLKEGHEVICLDNFFTGRKKNVVHLLKNPDFELVRHDVTNPFHFEVDQIYNLACPASPPHYQHNPIKTTKTSFLGAMHSLGLAKRVGARVFQASTSEVYGDPEVHPQPETYKGCVNPIGIRSCYDEGKRVAETLFFDYHRQHGTEIRVVRIFNTYGPNMLPDDGRVVSNFIVQALQGKDLTIYGDGTQTRSFCYVDDLIEGFVRLMNHPTLQGPVNIGNPGEFTMLQLAEMVLKKVGGPSKITFHPLPGDDPKQRRPDITLASKELGWQPQVTLEQGLEPTIEYFRKLVKG, encoded by the coding sequence ATGCGGATACTCATCACGGGCGGAGCGGGCTTTCTCGGATCGCATTTGTGCGAGCGGCTACTCAAAGAAGGGCACGAGGTGATCTGTCTCGATAACTTCTTCACCGGCCGTAAGAAGAATGTCGTCCATCTGCTCAAAAATCCGGACTTCGAATTGGTCCGGCACGATGTGACCAATCCGTTCCACTTCGAAGTGGACCAGATCTACAACCTGGCTTGTCCCGCTTCACCTCCGCATTACCAGCACAACCCGATCAAGACGACGAAGACTTCGTTCCTCGGGGCGATGCACTCGCTGGGGCTTGCGAAGCGGGTCGGTGCGCGCGTTTTCCAGGCTTCGACTTCGGAAGTCTATGGCGACCCGGAAGTGCACCCGCAGCCGGAGACCTACAAGGGCTGCGTGAACCCCATCGGCATCCGTTCCTGCTATGACGAGGGAAAGCGGGTGGCTGAGACGCTGTTCTTCGACTACCACCGCCAGCACGGAACCGAGATCCGGGTGGTGCGTATTTTCAACACCTACGGGCCGAACATGCTGCCGGACGACGGTCGTGTGGTTTCCAACTTCATCGTTCAGGCGCTCCAGGGGAAAGATCTCACGATCTACGGGGATGGCACGCAGACACGGTCGTTCTGCTACGTGGACGACCTCATCGAAGGCTTTGTCCGTCTGATGAACCATCCCACGCTGCAAGGGCCGGTGAACATCGGAAATCCCGGTGAGTTCACCATGCTGCAGCTAGCCGAGATGGTCCTCAAAAAGGTCGGCGGCCCGTCGAAGATCACCTTCCACCCGCTGCCGGGGGATGACCCGAAACAGCGGCGCCCGGACATCACGCTGGCGAGCAAGGAGCTCGGGTGGCAGCCACAGGTGACTCTCGAGCAAGGTCTCGAGCCGACCATCGAATACTTCCGGAAGTTGGTGAAGGGCTGA
- the gmd gene encoding GDP-mannose 4,6-dehydratase, with amino-acid sequence MKRALITGVTGQDGSYLAEFLLAKGYEVHGIKRRASLFNTERVDHIYEDPHVENSRFRLHYGDLTDTSNLTRLLAEIQPDEVYNLGAQSHVAVSFEAPEYTADVDAIGTLRLLEAIRFLGLEKKTRFYQASTSELYGLVQEIPQKETTPFHPRSPYGVAKLYAYWIAVNYREAYGIYACNGILFNHESPRRGETFVTRKITRGIANISQGLESCLYLGNLDALRDWGHAKDYVRMQWMMLQQDAPEDFVIATGKQIAVREFIRMSAKEAGITLEFSGEGVDEIATVAAVDTTISPCVAVGDVLVRVDPRYFRPAEVETLLGDPTKAKEKLGWVPEITVEEMCAEMVASDLEKARRHALLKKHGHHISVAKE; translated from the coding sequence ATGAAACGCGCTCTCATCACCGGTGTCACCGGTCAAGACGGATCCTATCTCGCCGAGTTCCTCCTTGCGAAGGGATATGAGGTTCACGGCATCAAGCGCCGGGCCTCCCTTTTCAACACCGAGCGCGTGGATCACATCTACGAAGACCCCCATGTGGAAAACTCACGTTTCCGCCTGCACTACGGGGATCTGACGGACACCTCCAACCTCACCCGGCTCCTTGCTGAGATCCAGCCCGACGAGGTGTATAACCTGGGTGCGCAATCGCACGTCGCGGTTTCATTCGAAGCTCCCGAATACACGGCGGATGTGGACGCCATCGGCACGCTGCGCCTGCTGGAGGCCATCCGCTTCCTCGGGCTGGAGAAAAAGACCCGCTTCTATCAGGCCTCCACGTCCGAGCTCTACGGTCTGGTCCAGGAGATCCCGCAGAAGGAGACCACCCCGTTCCACCCCCGCTCGCCCTACGGTGTCGCGAAGCTCTATGCCTACTGGATTGCGGTGAACTACCGTGAGGCCTACGGCATCTATGCCTGCAACGGCATCCTCTTCAACCATGAGTCCCCGCGCCGGGGGGAGACCTTCGTCACGCGCAAGATCACCCGCGGCATTGCCAACATCTCCCAAGGGCTGGAAAGCTGCCTCTATCTCGGCAATCTCGACGCCCTCCGTGACTGGGGTCACGCAAAGGACTACGTCCGCATGCAGTGGATGATGCTCCAGCAGGATGCCCCGGAGGACTTCGTCATCGCCACTGGCAAGCAGATCGCCGTCCGCGAGTTCATCCGCATGTCCGCGAAAGAAGCCGGGATCACGCTGGAATTCAGCGGAGAGGGCGTGGATGAGATCGCCACCGTCGCCGCCGTTGACACCACCATCTCCCCCTGTGTGGCGGTGGGTGATGTGCTGGTCCGTGTGGATCCACGCTACTTCCGGCCGGCCGAAGTGGAAACCCTGCTGGGAGACCCCACCAAGGCGAAGGAAAAGCTCGGATGGGTGCCGGAGATCACCGTGGAGGAAATGTGTGCCGAAATGGTGGCCTCCGATCTCGAGAAGGCCCGCCGCCACGCACTCCTCAAGAAGCACGGCCACCACATCTCCGTCGCCAAAGAATAA
- a CDS encoding transcription termination/antitermination NusG family protein, giving the protein MSHDSDQPAWYCARTQTKREHIAAEHLRGLEGVEVFCPRLRYRKATRRGKIWWVEPLFPGYLLVRFRISQMERAVTFSQGIRGLVKFGREIPTVPGALVESLRQEVRLRSQNPDQASEILDVSPIVEIGDEVEIASGPFQGMRGPVVEVLSATERVKILLEFLGQKHAVDLDFFSIVLPRRPLP; this is encoded by the coding sequence ATGAGCCACGATTCCGACCAACCGGCGTGGTACTGCGCACGTACGCAGACGAAGCGGGAGCACATAGCGGCGGAGCACTTGCGGGGCTTGGAGGGCGTGGAGGTTTTCTGCCCGCGGCTGCGCTACCGGAAAGCGACCCGGCGGGGGAAGATCTGGTGGGTGGAGCCTCTGTTCCCCGGCTATCTGCTCGTCCGTTTCCGCATTTCCCAGATGGAGCGGGCGGTGACCTTCAGCCAAGGCATCCGCGGACTGGTGAAATTCGGCCGTGAAATCCCCACCGTGCCGGGCGCATTGGTGGAATCCTTGAGACAGGAAGTTCGCCTCCGCTCACAGAACCCCGACCAAGCCTCCGAAATCCTCGATGTTTCTCCAATCGTGGAAATCGGCGATGAAGTCGAAATCGCCTCCGGACCCTTCCAAGGAATGCGCGGCCCGGTGGTGGAAGTCCTCTCCGCCACGGAACGGGTGAAGATCCTTCTGGAGTTCCTCGGCCAGAAACATGCCGTGGATCTGGATTTTTTCTCCATCGTCCTGCCCCGGCGCCCCCTACCCTGA
- a CDS encoding putative manganese-dependent inorganic diphosphatase, whose amino-acid sequence MLPFYVIGHRNPDTDAICSAIGHAALLRASGEVPNAIAARCGDLPQRTRWVLDKAEIEPPVLLNDVRVSAGMLCRRDIVQVEESDTFLTAYRRLLSFGVRSAPVVDAVGGLRGMLRYLDLLGLLLPPETDGMKVRTVHVSFSKVVDTLQATSVGADLPPAELEEELILLVGASSQNTVDKRLKTAKQEGLVERFLVICGDRPIVQRYAIDHGARGLLVTGGNTVTPDIAAYAKKKGVVVLLCHQDTASASTLLRCSRTVKHVMTSNIVTIGSNEPVSRLRKRLTALDQDLFPVMEQGSGKMIGVLSKSDLVDPPRIRLALVDHNEYAQAVAGVEEAEITEVIDHHRLAGNLVSREPIRYLNEPVGSTSTLVARKFLHRDLTPDAGVAMCLCAGIVSDTLCLTSPTTTLLDREMLNWLCRIAEIDAEEFTEEFFAVGSLMATGTPEEILNADRKEFTEDGMTVSISQVEERDLHGFGPRREELECVLKELVRSKNYAFGVLAITDVARHHSVILAVGDEPILNQFPFKRTDTHLFDAPGVVSRKKQIFPAVSEAIQNSR is encoded by the coding sequence ATGCTTCCATTCTACGTCATCGGCCACCGCAATCCGGATACGGATGCGATTTGTTCCGCCATCGGCCATGCCGCCCTCCTGAGGGCCTCCGGCGAAGTCCCGAATGCGATCGCCGCCCGCTGCGGGGATCTGCCGCAGCGGACCAGATGGGTGCTCGACAAGGCGGAGATCGAGCCGCCGGTCTTGTTGAACGATGTGCGGGTTTCCGCAGGCATGCTCTGCCGCCGGGACATCGTCCAGGTGGAGGAAAGTGATACTTTCCTGACCGCCTACCGGCGCCTGCTTTCCTTCGGGGTGCGCAGCGCCCCGGTCGTGGATGCGGTTGGTGGACTACGCGGGATGCTGCGCTACCTGGACCTGCTCGGCCTTCTGCTGCCGCCGGAGACGGATGGGATGAAGGTGCGGACCGTCCATGTTTCCTTCTCAAAGGTGGTGGACACCCTCCAGGCCACCAGCGTGGGGGCGGATCTCCCTCCTGCGGAGTTGGAGGAGGAACTCATCCTGCTGGTGGGTGCTTCCTCCCAGAACACGGTGGACAAGCGTCTGAAGACCGCGAAGCAGGAAGGTCTGGTGGAGCGCTTCCTGGTGATCTGCGGCGACCGCCCGATCGTCCAGCGATACGCCATCGACCACGGCGCGCGCGGTTTGCTCGTCACCGGTGGAAACACCGTCACCCCGGACATCGCCGCGTATGCGAAGAAAAAGGGGGTTGTGGTGCTGCTCTGCCACCAGGACACCGCCAGCGCCTCCACCCTCCTGCGGTGCTCCCGCACGGTGAAGCACGTCATGACGTCCAACATCGTCACCATTGGCTCCAACGAGCCGGTCTCCCGCCTCCGCAAGCGGCTCACCGCCCTCGACCAGGACCTGTTCCCCGTGATGGAGCAGGGCAGCGGGAAAATGATCGGCGTTCTTTCCAAGTCCGACCTCGTTGATCCGCCGCGCATCCGTCTGGCGCTGGTGGACCACAACGAATACGCGCAGGCCGTCGCAGGGGTCGAGGAGGCGGAGATCACGGAAGTCATCGACCACCACCGGCTGGCGGGAAACCTCGTCTCGCGCGAGCCGATCCGTTACCTCAACGAGCCGGTCGGCTCCACTTCCACGCTGGTGGCGCGGAAGTTCCTCCACCGTGACCTCACCCCGGATGCGGGGGTGGCCATGTGCCTCTGCGCGGGCATCGTTTCGGACACGCTGTGCCTCACCTCTCCGACGACCACCCTGCTGGACCGGGAGATGCTCAACTGGCTGTGCAGGATCGCGGAGATCGACGCGGAGGAATTCACCGAGGAATTCTTCGCGGTCGGTTCCTTGATGGCCACCGGCACCCCGGAGGAGATCCTGAATGCTGACCGCAAGGAGTTCACGGAGGACGGCATGACCGTCAGCATCTCCCAGGTGGAGGAACGGGATCTCCATGGCTTCGGTCCGCGGCGTGAGGAGCTGGAGTGCGTCCTCAAGGAGCTCGTGCGGTCGAAGAACTACGCGTTCGGCGTCCTGGCCATCACCGATGTGGCCCGCCACCACAGCGTCATCCTCGCGGTGGGTGATGAGCCGATCCTCAACCAGTTCCCGTTCAAGCGGACGGACACGCATCTGTTCGATGCTCCGGGCGTCGTCAGCCGGAAGAAGCAGATCTTTCCTGCGGTCAGCGAGGCGATCCAGAATTCGAGGTGA
- a CDS encoding GDP-L-fucose synthase translates to MKKLFITGHRGMVGSALVRKAGLLGSYETITAGRDAVDLTDQAAVFSFLERERPDVVIIAAAKVGGIHANATYPADFIYENLVIASNLVEGSRRAGVGRVLFLGSSCIYPKLAPQPMPESCLLTSPLEVTNEAYAVAKIAGLKLCQHYRAQHGLLYHSAMPTNLYGPGDNYHPENSHVIPALIRRFHEAQANGAPSVTIWGTGTPLREFLHVDDLADACFHLLRLENPPDWVNVGVGEDISILDLAKLVAEVTGFQGQILTDPTKPDGTPRKLMDISLLRGTGWAPSVAFRDGLAAAYQDFLASTLSGDARL, encoded by the coding sequence ATGAAAAAACTCTTCATCACAGGCCACCGGGGCATGGTCGGCTCCGCCCTCGTCCGCAAGGCCGGGTTGCTCGGCAGTTACGAAACCATCACCGCCGGACGCGATGCCGTGGACCTGACCGACCAGGCGGCGGTATTCAGCTTCCTTGAACGGGAACGCCCGGACGTGGTCATCATCGCGGCGGCGAAAGTCGGCGGCATCCATGCCAACGCCACCTACCCGGCGGACTTCATCTACGAAAACCTCGTGATCGCCTCGAATCTGGTGGAGGGCAGCAGGCGGGCCGGAGTCGGGCGCGTGCTTTTCCTCGGGTCATCCTGCATTTACCCCAAGCTCGCGCCCCAGCCGATGCCGGAAAGCTGCCTGCTGACCAGCCCGCTGGAAGTCACCAATGAAGCCTACGCGGTGGCGAAGATCGCGGGACTGAAACTCTGCCAGCACTACCGCGCCCAGCACGGCCTGCTCTATCACAGCGCCATGCCGACCAATCTCTACGGACCGGGCGACAACTATCACCCGGAGAATTCCCACGTCATCCCGGCCCTGATCCGCCGGTTCCACGAAGCGCAGGCCAATGGCGCTCCATCGGTCACGATCTGGGGAACGGGCACGCCTCTCCGGGAGTTCCTCCACGTGGATGATCTGGCGGACGCGTGTTTCCACCTTCTCCGCCTGGAGAATCCACCGGACTGGGTCAATGTCGGCGTCGGGGAGGATATCAGCATCCTCGATCTCGCTAAACTCGTCGCCGAAGTCACCGGCTTCCAGGGACAGATCCTCACAGACCCGACCAAGCCGGACGGCACGCCGAGGAAGCTCATGGACATTTCCCTCCTTCGTGGGACAGGCTGGGCACCTTCCGTCGCATTCCGCGACGGACTCGCCGCCGCCTATCAGGATTTCCTCGCCTCCACCCTCTCCGGAGACGCACGCCTCTGA
- a CDS encoding aspartate-semialdehyde dehydrogenase, translating to MSLPHVAIVGATGAVGIEMLLCLEQRNFPIGKLTLLASARSAGKRLVFKGEEIEVKELTHDSFAGIDIALFSAGGGISLEYGPSAAKAGAIVIDNSSAFRMDPDVPLVVPEINPAAAKNPPKGIIANPNCTTIISLMALAPLHEKFGLESIIASSYQAVSGSGAQGIIELEEQVKAIANGLEVTTKVYPRQIAFNVIPQVDVFTDNGYTKEEMKMQNEGRKILGFPELKVSCTCVRVPVYRSHSVSITAKFSRPVDPESARAAYAGKPGVQVVDNPAEKLFPVPLDTTGKDDCLVGRIRKNLVLDNALDLWVVGDQVRKGAALNAVQIAEIL from the coding sequence ATGAGCCTGCCACATGTAGCGATCGTTGGTGCCACGGGTGCCGTCGGCATTGAAATGCTTCTTTGTCTCGAACAGCGGAACTTCCCCATCGGGAAGCTCACGCTGCTCGCTTCCGCCCGTTCGGCGGGCAAACGGCTCGTTTTCAAGGGCGAGGAGATCGAGGTGAAGGAACTCACCCACGATTCCTTTGCGGGCATCGACATCGCGCTTTTCAGCGCCGGTGGCGGCATCTCGCTCGAGTACGGGCCGTCCGCCGCCAAGGCCGGGGCCATCGTGATCGACAACTCATCCGCCTTCCGCATGGATCCGGATGTCCCCCTCGTCGTGCCGGAAATCAACCCGGCGGCCGCGAAGAATCCGCCGAAGGGCATCATCGCGAACCCGAACTGCACCACCATCATCTCGCTGATGGCGCTCGCGCCGCTGCACGAGAAGTTCGGCCTGGAGTCGATCATCGCCTCCAGCTACCAGGCGGTTTCCGGGTCCGGCGCGCAGGGCATCATCGAGCTTGAGGAACAGGTGAAAGCCATCGCCAACGGTCTGGAGGTGACCACCAAGGTCTATCCGCGCCAGATCGCCTTCAACGTCATCCCGCAGGTGGATGTCTTCACGGACAACGGCTACACGAAGGAGGAGATGAAGATGCAGAACGAGGGCCGGAAGATCCTCGGCTTCCCGGAGCTGAAGGTTTCCTGCACCTGCGTCCGCGTGCCGGTCTACCGCTCGCACTCCGTCTCCATCACCGCGAAGTTCAGCCGCCCGGTCGATCCGGAGTCCGCGCGCGCCGCCTATGCGGGCAAGCCGGGCGTCCAGGTGGTGGACAATCCTGCCGAAAAGCTCTTCCCCGTGCCTCTCGACACCACCGGCAAGGACGACTGTCTGGTCGGCCGCATCCGGAAGAACCTCGTCCTGGACAACGCCCTCGACCTCTGGGTCGTCGGTGACCAGGTGCGCAAGGGCGCGGCCCTCAATGCCGTGCAGATCGCGGAGATCCTCTGA